Genomic DNA from Trichoderma asperellum chromosome 5, complete sequence:
CATAGCCTTATGGCGTGTCTTGTCACagttcttcttttcagcctAATCTGATTCTTTGTTGCTTGTGACATCAAGAAATATAGCCATTGTCTAGTCTACTCTGTACTCTCAAAAACTTTGAAACCCTCCAACTTTGATTCAACCAACCCGCCCTTATTTGCTCTCTCCCGAAACGCTCCAGtcgctaataaaaaaaattataaatgcACGACTTTCTATAAGAACAGTTCATAACCTTTCATCAAATCTcgcttttttgtctttttcttgcgCCTCTGAAACCAGAAAACTTTGGGCCCGTCTCCCTTTCCCGTTGTATCATTACGAATGCCCCCCGTCTTTCATATGTATTAAATGCCCGGCCTATTGTTCGCCAACCCGCCAGCGCCGTCATATGCTTCCCTCTGAAGCATACGATGTATTAGATAgatgaatgaaaaaaaatccaaatTAGTACGCTGCCCTGCCTTTGCTGGGACTCCTATGCGGTTTGCGCGatgctctctcttttattagCTGATGGCTTGTTGCTGCGTCGAAACCACAAATATTCGTGAGATAGTATAGTCTATTCATATCCGGTCAGTAAAACGATGCTCggcttgggcttcttcttaAAGAAATAAGGCAGGGCAAACTTACTTATCTTCTGCCAACTCTTTCTGCCTAACGTCTTCAAATCCCTGCTGGCATTGCATCCAAGCGGCCGCTCGATCCTTTGGTCTAATCTTCTTTACCCAGAGTCGAAAGTCTCCTGTAACCGGCCGGTGATCGCTCACTCTTACTTCGTGCCGTCTATAATCTAATTGCTGCACACGGCCGCGTCCTCGAAACAAAAGTCGATCACACCATGCAGGGCTTCTTCGTTTCTCGCTAGTATCGTACGTGTCTGTTCCTACATCATATTTGTAGGTTGGCGCAAATGTAATTGGCAGCTCTTCGAATGCTCGTAAGCGAAGGGCTGGGTTGCGGCGGCGCGCCACAAGCAGTTGGTCACGCTCAAGGAGCTTTGCCAAATTATTCTGCTCCACGGCTTTCACCACTGTATCTCGTGACATGGTGTCTATGCGATAGTTCAGGTCGCCATTAAGAATGCAAAGCTCATGATCAAGAACCATGGAGCCATCTCCACCGCCACTAAAGGTGTCAATCCGAGTTTCGGTATCTCGTTCAACGGGGAATAGGCTAGCTTCGAGAATCGCCGCCGCATCGTTATGACGTGAGCTAGCCTGGGTTTGGCCTGCTGCCAAGTGACAATTCACGAAACAGAGAGACGAGTCGTCGATTTGGAATCTAACGGCAACTGCTCCCTTGTTTCCATGAAGACCTCCCATGCCTCGCTTCACTTCAGCACCGCTAAGATGAGTTATCCTTTCCCTCAGCGAAGCCTTGACAAAAATACAAGTAAAGAGCCCCACCATGGGTGCCGTGTGGAGAAGATGGTACAGATGATCTGCTGGCATGTAGTCGTCCAAGGTTTTGAGTAAGAAGTCGCGCCAGTCTCGATATTGGTGGCTCATTCGTTCCTGGTCTGttccctccttcttcttcgacttgAGCAGACGCTTTGCTGttgcttttttatcttctagATCAACGAGCTCTTGAAATCCAAAGACCAAGATATCGGGAGAGCCGCTCGATTGTAACAAATCTTGAAAGAATGCGGCATCGCCATTAGAGTACCGAAGACTGTGAGGGGTAGAAGCACCCGCATTCCATGTAAATATCAGCGTTTTTATCTCGTCAAAGTCGCAATATGTCGTATCCCTGGACTTCATCTCGTCTTCGAGCCAGTCGTCTTGCAACATGCCGTCCCACACCTTGATCCGGCTATCCGCACCTAGAGAAACAACTTGCAATTGATCAAGTTGATAAGAGCTGGCAAAGTCCACCTTCATCCCCAAGATGGTATTGTCATGTGCCTGCCACTCCTTCAAAACAACCCACGGCGTTTGAGCAACATCGTAGACACAGACTTTTCCCGTGTTATATCCTGCCCAGATGTACTGACCAACACCCGATAGCGTATTTATTTTCCATGTGGTGACATTCACAATTGTCTTGCAAGAATAGTCAGATGCAGACCAGATGCTGACCTTGCCATCGACATGTCCCAAGAAGACTTTGCCAGGATAGCCCTTCATCAGCGTTCCCGAGGTTACATCTCCCGCTCCTTCAATTGTAATTGGCCTTGTCAGAACCTGAAATGGCCTGTGATTATCTTGAGTCGGAGCAAATATCCGTAACTGCTTGCCGGTCGCTTGCCAAAGCTCATCCCCAACCACTATTGAGAAAGTCtctcccttgggaatcttgAAAGACTGATGAGGATAGTTATTCAAGTTCGGCTCCCCATCGCTATCGGGACCCCAGACGAGGAAATTTCCGCCTTCGTCAACAGTCCACATCTCGTTTAGGTGTCGGTATATCTTGGTAACTTCCGACTTTCCATGAACACCCGCTTTGCTCATTAGGATGCGCTGCGTCGCAACTTCAACTTCCATAATCTCTCCAAGATTAGTGCCGACCCAAACCTTGGAGCCTTCTTGATCGGGGTCCGCGCTGGGCTTAAACGATACAGCTGTGGCCTTCACGCCTTCTGTGTGTGCCAAGCTGACAATTTGTTCTCCATCCAGCATGCTCCACACCCGAGTCAGAGGGCCGGTAGTGCAGACATATTGCCCACAGACATCGAAGATACGAGGATCATACTTTGGTTGAATCTCATAACATCCTTTCTTGATGAAGGGAGGCCGGCGGTTAGTGCTCGAGCTATCAGGGTATGCCGCAATCTGAGCAGGGAGGTCGGATTTCGGAATGATCGCTTCGTTCGCAGCAGGTGCTGGCGCTTGCCTTACTACGACAGCAGCCACAGGGGCTGG
This window encodes:
- a CDS encoding uncharacterized protein (EggNog:ENOG41), which produces MSSPSTDQTEGNGPDGSSIRPVSSLLARFENMNSNPPSQTQPTSAPAPPQPRKLSPGPKPDRLKTLKTGQDSVHGPASPITPVKPSNLKDRAFPAASPVSRDRGAPIPPPPLSTRPAPPIALKPQVLPHPPAVTVQPPQSPPKGSALNIAPGEQSPFLGPAAISTSATPSRSPTPLRIPSRPHSPTSNGGGSGTATPRSPRQGISKAPSPPPPRRSAELKREKEREREWKPAPPPPPAPRSEKTLMRAATGIEVRGRPAVQRSNRSQESSPIGSASRSSEPRAESNPPELPLRPRPQQLNDAPSRTKQIAGAFEQPTQPTQPTLRPSLSVRKPTREGESNGLGLVRAPITPQLTGDVRPALPARPQTTDILPQHPVPNNGIKAPPKPPRPSAPNHAQVATPATPLPPAPPSATNRVVSNPLTQQLPVRPHGRSKTVDVPTADHAAVDVRASPAPVAAVVVRQAPAPAANEAIIPKSDLPAQIAAYPDSSSTNRRPPFIKKGCYEIQPKYDPRIFDVCGQYVCTTGPLTRVWSMLDGEQIVSLAHTEGVKATAVSFKPSADPDQEGSKVWVGTNLGEIMEVEVATQRILMSKAGVHGKSEVTKIYRHLNEMWTVDEGGNFLVWGPDSDGEPNLNNYPHQSFKIPKGETFSIVVGDELWQATGKQLRIFAPTQDNHRPFQVLTRPITIEGAGDVTSGTLMKGYPGKVFLGHVDGKVSIWSASDYSCKTIVNVTTWKINTLSGVGQYIWAGYNTGKVCVYDVAQTPWVVLKEWQAHDNTILGMKVDFASSYQLDQLQVVSLGADSRIKVWDGMLQDDWLEDEMKSRDTTYCDFDEIKTLIFTWNAGASTPHSLRYSNGDAAFFQDLLQSSGSPDILVFGFQELVDLEDKKATAKRLLKSKKKEGTDQERMSHQYRDWRDFLLKTLDDYMPADHLYHLLHTAPMVGLFTCIFVKASLRERITHLSGAEVKRGMGGLHGNKGAVAVRFQIDDSSLCFVNCHLAAGQTQASSRHNDAAAILEASLFPVERDTETRIDTFSGGGDGSMVLDHELCILNGDLNYRIDTMSRDTVVKAVEQNNLAKLLERDQLLVARRRNPALRLRAFEELPITFAPTYKYDVGTDTYDTSEKRRSPAWCDRLLFRGRGRVQQLDYRRHEVRVSDHRPVTGDFRLWVKKIRPKDRAAAWMQCQQGFEDVRQKELAEDKLYYLTNICGFDAATSHQLIKERASRKPHRSPSKGRAAY